In the genome of Chrysemys picta bellii isolate R12L10 chromosome 17, ASM1138683v2, whole genome shotgun sequence, one region contains:
- the LOC135976427 gene encoding uncharacterized protein LOC135976427, whose protein sequence is MYAKRLKSDLVELCKQRGLCIGRLTKEQLIARLEAEDRANELIPVSQGSSLANAAQAPVSVPAGSGQPAAEGFLRPLLPMPRGRVGRSPANTEGAVTLPASRGSSKRRSASVERNWLEWEKELKLRELEDREQERQHEREEKERQRQHEERQRQHEREENERQRQHEERQRQENERQRQHDLELARLKGSEPPAAVSEGGPRTARSFDKCILAPRKEGEDMDDFLEAFETACELHRVDPADRLRVLTPLLDPKAVALYRQLEEAEKGDYELFKKALLREFGLTPEMYRERFRSQDKTPEISYLQLAARMEGYASKWADGAQTKEDLIKLLVLEKLYERCPSDLRLWLVDRKPENPRHAGRLADEFVKSRSGDKREESQRSSPTTTQRESHHGTSPWENITIWCQGQHQGVQFVLNKERRRFQTVDSDRSEAVFPISNMRREDGADVTIRCQGQRRDVRFFLHKTGDLNLQRHMDPAGDGAEFHIPTVGRQHGGSYSCSYRPRPEPFISSEPSNTVELVIAGQEYPKPPIRVSPSRVVALGGSVTIRCESWYPGMEFFLRKAGHPNPQVRTVPDGTVAEFPIPSVSREDGGSYTCDYRSITDQNRWSYPSDPVEIIVAGGSESLASPGLTSPIIAGVSVVAAVLLLLLVAFVCFRKTRARKGAAPRPSR, encoded by the exons atgtatgccaagcggcttaagagcgacctggtggagctgtgcaagcagagggggctgtgcattgggaggctcaccaaagaacagctcattgcccggctggaggcggaagatcgcgctaatgaactgatccctgtgtctcagggaagcagcctggcaaatgcagcgcaggcaccagtgtctgtcccagctgggagtggtcagccggctgctgagggcttcctgagacccctccttcctatgcctaggggaagggtggggaggagcccagcaaataccgaaggcgccgtgaccctcccggccagcaggggatcctccaagcgacgttcggcatccgtggagcggaactggctggaatgggagaaagagctaaaactgagagagctggaggatcgtgaacaagagagacagcatgaacgggaggagaaagagagacagagacagcatgaagagagacagcgtcagcatgaacgggaggagaatgagagacagcgtcagcatgaagagagacagagacaggagaatgagagacagcgtcagcatgacctggaactggcgagattgaagggcagcgaacccccggctgcggtgagtgaggggggacccaggactgcacggagctttgataagtgcatcctggccccacgcaaggagggggaggacatggatgacttcctggaggcctttgagacggcctgcgagctgcaccgggttgatcccgcggacagactccgggtccttacccccttactggaccccaaagccgtggcattgtaccgccaactggaagaggcagagaaaggggactacgaactattcaaaaaggccctgctacgtgagtttgggctgactcctgagatgtaccgggaaaggttccggagtcaggataaaacccctgagatctcatatctgcaactagccgcccgcatggaaggatacgccagcaagtgggctgatggggcccagacgaaggaggacctgattaaactgctggtactggagaaactgtatgagcggtgcccatccgacctgaggctgtggttggtggacagaaagccagagaacccacgacatgcaggccggctggccgatgagttcgtaaagagccggtcaggagataaaagggaggagtcccaaaggagcagtcccaccacaacgcagagagagagtcaccatgggacctccccgtgggaaaata TAACCATCTGGTGTCAGGGGCAGCACCAGGGTGTGCAGTTCGTGCTGAATAAAGAGCGACGCCGTTTCCAAACTGTGGATTCGGACAGGTCTGAGGCTGTGTTTCCCATCAGCAACATGCGCCGGGAGGACG GGGCAGACGTCACCATCCGGTGTCAGGGGCAGCGCCGGGACGTGAGGTTTTTCCTGCACAAGACTGGAGACCTGAACCTGCAGCGacacatggaccctgctggggacgGGGCCGAGTTCCACATCCCCACCGTGGGCCGGCAGCACggagggagctacagctgcagctaccggcCCCGACCAGAGCCCTTCATCTCCTCAGAGCCCAGCAACACCGTGGAGCTGGTcatagcag GGCAAGAAtaccccaaacctcccatccgggtgagccccagcagggtggtggcaCTCGGGGGAAGCGTCACCATCCGCTGTGAGAGTTGGTACCCGGGCATGGAGTTCTTTCTGCGTAAAGCTGGACACCCGAACCCCCAGGTGCGGACGGTGCCTGATGGGACCGTGGCTGAATTTCCCATCCCCAGTGTCAGCCGGGAAGATGGAGGGAGCTACACCTGCGACTATCGCTCCATAACGGATCAGAATCGCTGGTCATATCCCAGCGACCCCGTCGAGATcattgtagcag GCGGATCGGAATCGCTGGCATCTCCGGGTCTGACCAGCCCCATCATCGCCGGGGTGAGTGTGGTAGctgctgtcctcctcctcctccttgtggcCTTCGTCTGCTTCAGAAAAACCCGAGCCA GAAAAGGAGCTGCACCGAGACCAAGCAGGTag